The Rhea pennata isolate bPtePen1 chromosome 5, bPtePen1.pri, whole genome shotgun sequence nucleotide sequence GTTGTAAATGGTGATGTTGGCTGAGATCTGCCAGTAGCGCAACGTGAGATCATAAGGCTGCAAGGCTCTTTGGCCAATTCTAACAGATCCTGTGGTTTAAATAGCTGCAAGAATATTTATATAGTTCCTAATAAATTGTTGAGAATTGTTATAAATACAaaagttaatgtatttttatataataaaaaccctgaaatgctttgtttttctttctaggaACTTCCGCTGTGACTGTGGAAATAGCAAATTCAAAAATTTGCAGTGCAAATTACTTCCAGTAAGTTCAGATATAGATTTTAGACATGCAGAATCAAAATAACAGTCTTAGAAGGCTGATATCTTGCCTCAGAGAGTGCTGGCTCATATGGTGCCTCTTCTTCTCCCAGCGTTAAATGAGAGGGGAATGTTTGAGCTCTGTCACTCATGGGTTCAGCTGTTTGCCTCCATAGCTAGCTCAGCGCTTGAAATGGTGAAAATGCTTTAGCATATTGTGGTGCCTGTATTAATAAGTCCTGCCAGTTGTAAGCTGGCTTCAGGAGAACCTTTGGGGCTATGATTTTTACAATTACTTTAAGGAAACTTCAGTGTGTACTGTTGTCAGAAGGGACAGTTCCATCCCCTTCCCAGTGGCAGCTTTAGTACACTAATCTTTTTGATAGGCTGTCACTGGAGTCTACTGAAGGAGTAGGTTTTTTTACTGTATTGAGTTCTTGTAGTTTCATGCTCAGTGGGCAGTTTGGACTCATTAAGTATTTGGTAATGTActggaaagcaaacagaagaaggaagctGTTTGGCTTGCCTACAGTTCTGTTCCCAAGATGATAACACTCCAAATGTAGGAAGAGCAAGTGGTTCTGTGTATACGCTTTTGGTCCTGTCAGAACTGGAGCTGATCCAGAGCTAGTAAGCCCAGAGCTGTAGTCAGGTGATCACCTACAGACACCTGTGCCAATTTTAAGATGTTAGTGCTCCTTGTTTGAGTCAGTAAATTGGATCATGTGGCTCCTCCTTCACTTCAGTGCAGAATCAATCTACTGGTTTAATGACCTTCAGCATCAGAGTATTAAGCTGGCTGACTTCATGGATGAAGGGAGCTCGCATCATCTGTTCCTTTTTTAACAGAGTAGTGgtaaaaagcattttactgTATATAAATGATCACAGCTGTTTTTGCAAGGACTGACTGTGGTCCTAGACTGCAACTACATACAGTGTTAAAGTCCTCTGGCCCTAGCTGTATTAGCTGTATTTTTGAAGTGTAATTAGCTGTAACTAAACTTCACTCAGCATGTTCTATAATTTGCAATGCCCTGTCGTATAGAGTGAGGCTTAAATGATGTGAATTTAGTATAAGCTCAATGGTAAGGTTAAATAAAGTTGGGTTTTGAACCAtggtctggatttttttttttttttttaaaaaaaaacagagagagaaacaaatctGCAGACTTTGTTAGAATGGCAACAGTCATGCATGATTGGTGATCAGACCTCAAGGATTTTGTTTGAATAAAATCTTAGTGGCTAATGGCCTTCTGGAAAGAACTGTGCACATATAAAAAGAAGTTTGAATTTAGCTATCAACAGTTACTCTTAAAGAAATTTTAGATTAGCGGTAGTTTAAACAAACACCATAGTTGCTATTTGTTCTATATGAAGAAAGACTGTTCTTGTATTCCTCATGTGCCCTATCTTCTGCCtactgtaaaatacagaagtctCGAGGTgatatctttattttcagatcttCAAGCCAATGAGCGTAATGATTGCTTTTAGGAAGCaaaatagaacttttttttccctaaggtATGCATCTTCTGTTTCTCACTGCATTTTCTATTGAAAcaatttctccttcctttctagGAAAAGGGCAAGGTGAATTCAGGAAATAAGTATAATGACAATTTCTTTGGATTATACTGTACTTGTAAGAGACCTTATCCTGATCCTGAAGATGAGgtaagaaatgtaaaatgtagTAGTTAACGtatttgaaagatatttatacaaaacagaaatctgctTCCTCATGTTTGCAACAGTGCTCTGACAGGCTTGCTTCTGGGATGGGGAGATTCTGTCTTTCAACAGTGGCTTTAGCCTTATGTCAGTGAGAATGCTGTTTCTCTGTCTGAAGTATTAAAACATGCCACTTGGTTTATACACAGAAACTTTCCTTTGCAGTTATAAAAgttagtttttctgtttttttggggtttttttaaatgttatggacagaaagaaaaggcgTAAGTCTTCCAAATATGAAAAGACAGTATTATTATCAAATATGAACTATTTTTCCCAATTTTTAGTGAAGtctaaatatttctaaagaaatcatTAATAATTGTTCCATAATAAATAAGTTTTTATTAAGTTTGTATTATGGACAATTAAGTTAGGAATCTGGCATTCCTAAATAAAACCTGATGACACTGAGAATATAAACATCTTTGTTTTGGTAAGTCCCCTGTTTATACATTTCTGTTTACAGGAAGAAAGATGCTGATACCATGGTAACTTTTATCTCCTCTTCTGTATAAGAATGTTTTGCTGTACTGGGAAAACTACTTTTGTAATACAACTGGGAGTCTCCACAATCTtcataatttaataaattacaCATACTCTAGAATGTTAAGGAAGCAAACTGACTAATGGAACAGTAACTACTTATTAATGGCAGCTCAGTGTAGGTGGCTGAAGAGGGAAATGCAATTCACTTGAGTGGGCTTTACATAATACTGTAATTTGAGGATTGTGAAAGATTCTGAAGGTTGATATTAATGCTAATAATACAACCATTTATCTAGATTCCAGATGAAATGATCCAATGCATAGTTTGTGAAGACTGGTTCCATGGAAGGGTAAGGAAACTATAAGTAGCAGAATTGCTATTTGCATAGCAGTAAATTAACAATGTCAGTTAATTTTGTATGGTAATTCTTTCTTGGAAAGATTTTCTATAGTTCTCAGAAGATTTTTGCGTAAGTTCTAAGGGAGttcttttcagcttctgcaAGATATTACTGAATGTTTAACCTGATGTTGCTGTTCACTCTGGCCCAAAATAACTAGGAATACCTCTACTTTTCTCAAGGTTACTCCTATGGAATAAAATAATGGGTGTGTAACTGTCTCTAACTGGAAAATTATAATCTTCGAATCAGCAAGTTCTTTAATTTAAAGCACATCATTACCACCTATCTATTTGTTCATTCAGAGGGATTGTTTTTTGAATTGTAATTACATTAAATAGTAAAGAACAGACTGCAATGGTCCCTGATTACAGACTTTGGggaaatcttttaaaagcagctaAGCACTTCACTGAGTGCCCTACTTAATGCATGAGCAAAGGATTCAGCTTGTCATGCCTTTGAGGGCATGAGTGAAATTCCACAGTGGATGcaagaaagtaaaatgtttgATGTTGCTggaacaaggaagaaaatgagatgattGACTTCAGTTATAGGTTCTGTAGATAAACTGTGGgtttctttatatatatgtgtgtgtgtgtgtgtgtgtgtatgtgtgtatatatatatgtatgtatatataaaaatgtgtgaatTAAGGATTATACTGAATAAGCTGTATAAGAGTgttttacaaaggaaaacaattaaatgcttttaattgCCTCAGTATTTCTCACAAATATATTTGAGGACTTTAAGACCTAGTTCTTCTCAATTTCAGTATGTGAACAAAGAAGATTTACAATCTCTTATGTGATAGGAAACAATCACAAAAAGTTAATGTAGGACTTTAAAGTTGTAGTGAGTGCTAGGTATCTTATTAAGCAGCTATATTTAGGACAGTGTTTAGAAGAACGATGTTTAGAAATGAGATAAAGATAGAACTGAGATTTTTGGGTATGTAGAAAGCATAAAAGACAGTAAACAAAGACACCATGATCTCAGTTTTTCCCTGGAATTTGATCTGTTCTTTCCAGCCTTTTGGTTATACTGATGCTGGTTGTAAAAAGCAAGCAGGACCGTATGTTTGTGCTGATGATAGCAGCTGATGTAGAGATGCATCTGTTAATTTGCAGCCAACATTCCACTGCTAtgtgcttgtttctttttgacAGCATCTTGGTGCAGTGCCTCCTGAAAGTGGAGACTTCCACGAAATGGTATGCCAAGCCTGCATGAAGCACTGCCATTTCCTGTGGGCCTATGCTTCACAATTAGCAGGTAAAGAAAACTAAGATAGCTGAGCCAATGTTTCTTTAGTATGTATTTCTCATACTTAATTGATTGTTGACATAGTATATTTGAGTGGTAGGAGAAATAATATTCATCATGTCAGACAACAGCCTTTAGCAGTGAAACGTGCAAGGCTGCGCTAACTGTTCTATAAAAGAGGTCTAGTTCATAAATTGTAATGCCATAGTTCTcgctattttatttatttcatcagaGGCATGCTAGCACATGGATGGATAAAGAGCTATTACTTACTGCAAGGAACTTAAGTTCTAGGCTGAATCAAAAGATTTGAAGAGCCATTTTAAGGGAAGCAGTGAGGAATACAGCTGGGTTAGAGAGACTCTGAACAGAAGAGTGAATGATAGTGACCTGAAAAGAGTGTGTAAAATCTTAATTTGAACGTGGTTGGAGGTTTGGATTCTGTGTTCCCTCAGGAGATACCAGCGATCACACCATATGTTGGGTCTGGTCTCCACAGGATCAAAAGAGTAGATGACtttatttcagtggaaacagCTGATTTCATGTAGTCTTACTTCCTGAAGAGTCCTTATATTGACTGGAGATTGAGCGCTCATTTACCAGGATTTTCAAATGCTAATTTTAAGGATTCCAGAATGGGTTACCTAGAattctcttctttgcttcccctcccccacaACTAGCTGTGTCATTGTACACACATTTGAATTGACATTGAAAGACAAATTTATTTGACATAAGGAAGCAgttattatatttaatttgtcATAGAGTTGTGGTTACTGAGATCACTTCGCTTGGACGTTAAGTCACCCCAAACTGTCGGAAGATGAATACATTAGTACATCCTTAGAAGTAGTAGAGGTGACAACTGTGACTTTTCCTTGGTAGaatttactttgtatttttgaacttttttgaTGGAAATTAATATCTTCATCAAAAGGCTTTATGGGGAAAAGTAGAGCTCTTAAAGGAGTATTCCACTGAAGCTTCATGATTGTAACTTCTGGTTAGTGGGAGCATGTGCAGCAGAGGGTCTACAGAAAGTCTTCTGTTTGGTACATTGAATTGTTATAAATTTACAATTCTATGTATAAGCAACTGCTTAAATTGTCTTTTGCAAAATAAGTATACAGCTGAATGCAGCTGTAAATGCTTTataaagattattaaaaatgttttttaattgtCTGGAGAAAACGAAGATACTGGATTCTGCCATGAAGTCAACAAAAAATTCTATACAATATGAAGATGATTTTCCTTGACACTCCTTGATAGCGATCACAGATTCAGTAGGTGTAATGTACTAAGGTGAATTATGATGGCCTTTTCCCTCTCCTAGGTCTTATGTTTTGGGAGTCAGAGTATTTTTGGATAGGAATATGAGAAGTGAAGAAGGCAGTGATGAAAGAGGAAGGGGTTTCACTGGATACATAGGTCACTGTATTTGGATAACTGCGGAATGTATCTAGGACTCTGGATATTACCTGGATCAGATACTCTGGGTATTCTGTAGCACTGCATTATAAAGCAAAAAGGCAGGCTTGTAGTAGTCTGTGCTTTGCCTGGcacaatatttttatctgtcttCTAGTTCCTGCTCTGACCAAAGTGAACTCCCTTGAAGATGAAGGGATTGTCCTGAATGTTGAGGAAAGcgaagaacagaaaaaagaaataaaaaaagaaaatgaagcagaacaccaagaaaaggaggaggggaagcaaACAGAGCAGTTTAATGAGCCATCTACTAGCTCTGGGTCTTCATGTCCAGAGGTAATATGTGCTTTCTCTTCCATTGTATGCATCTTCCTGTTGATGATGGAGGAACTAAAGCCCACCTCTTTCTGTGTTGGGTCAATGAAAAGGTTTTCTGTCCATTTGCGTGCtcactttcagtatttttgttacTGGCAAGTTAAATACATGTTCTCTGTCGAGCATGGAGTAGGCTATGGAACACTCTTGGAAATGTGGGTGACAAGGGCGTAATGTCTCTTGCAGGTAATTTAGATCCACCCCAACTCTTGTCAACTGTTTTGCCTTTACACTGAAATATCTCCTGAGTTTGTTTTAATATAGTGGTATTACGCATTGTAGCTGCATTTGCATAACAGTCTAGTGATTTCATAAACATTTAGGGCTATTGCAATAAATTTCTACAGAAGaatgtgttttaattatttatatacagatatatatatatatataaaattatataaatatatatatttatatttaatggAAACGCTAAAAACAAATTGACATCCTTCTGTGAATGGAACAGTAACATAGGTTGTCCTGTAGAAATAAACATATCtgaaaccaaaaaagaaaaaaaaaatcttgcctaagaaaaatgaatgtatttgaaGTGAAATTAAAGAGCACTGAGCACTCTCATTTTAATTCAGATAGTTACTAAGAGTGAAGAGCCAGTCTGCAAGCTGAAAGAACTCCAAAGGAAgccagttttaaaaaaagatactgcCACCTTTTGGCCATCAAACTGGAGAAGCAAACTATGCACATGTGAAGACTGTTTGGTATGTATACTTTCTTTAAGTATAGTATTCggggaggcagagaggaactcCTTGAAGAGAAGCTTGCAGATAGAAATCTGTGAAAACATTCTTAACTGTGCATATAGACACCTAATGAAACATCCACGAGATCTAAAGAAACATTTGGAATTAATGCAGCATGTGTGAAGGAGCTTCTAAACAGTTGTATTTTCCTGTGACTTAGAGCTAACATCATTTAGCAAGTCTTCATGGGACATGGTTGAAGTGCTTGTTGATACAAAATTTACCGTATGAGCTGCAGTGCTTTAACGTGAAAAGAGGCTGGGCACATCTGTGCCTCACCAATTTTGtaatctaaaattaaattttactttattctcTAGAAAATGTATTCAGAGCTTGAAGTCCAGTTCCTTACAGATGAATGTGACACTGTCTTGGCCTATGAAAATAAAGGTACCAGTGACCAAGAAACTGACAGGAGAGATCCTTTAATGGACACCCTTAACAGCATGAACAGAGTCCAGCAAGTAGAACTCATCTGTGGTAAATATAACTTAACTTTTAGAATCTGCCTTAGCATTTTGAATGAACGGTTTACTGTATGAAGACCCTatcatatatatgtacatatacattaCATGGTCTTTATTATATACCCATATAATACCAAACAGAATTATAATTTGGCAtctaactatttttaaagtagtttttaGAAGACTGTATGACGCAGGTCATCAACCTCAAATGGTATTATTGTAGAGAAGTCTGTCCTCTCTGGCCTGTTGTTAAAACTTTAACTTCCTTGTGTTAAGAAAGCAGATGGTGTTGAAATCTCTCGTTTAACATCGTAGATGGTATATTAATGGTAATTCTTTGTAAGATGAACATTTAATTTACATTCTTGtctttttgctcatttcttGCCTTGTTCTGCCATTCTGGCAATCTCATGTTGCTTTGAGCATGGCAGCCCATGCGAAGCTGGAGTGAAAGGTTTCTTCTTAGTTCTGTTATTGACAGGACAGTCTTGATGTATTTTGTAAGTAGAGCAGTGTTCCCCTTTTTTGAATAAGAGGTTTATGCTCTGGTGAGAATGTTTGCTAAGACTTCCCCACCACCTATCTGTGCTTTTGCAGTTAAAATTTGGGGGGTGGAGAGAGTCCTTTAACTGCATTAATTCATTCTTTAGACTTTTATAAATTTCTCTGAAGATCACCTGAATGGATATTCAGACTGCATAAGTTTACTCATTCTTGCGTATTTAATTTATAATCCACTTCAAACCTAAATTTGTCTCAAGTAAATCTAACTAGTGACAAGAGGAAACAGAGCAAGTCTTCATCCTAAGCCAGTGTTAAACTAAagttgtatcttttttttttctttctttcctctccatgCCTTCACTTCCCAATCTAGAATACAATGATTTAAAGACAGAACTGACCGACTATCTCAGGAGATTTGCAGATGAGGGAACGGTAAGGTGCAGCTTACAGAAATTGTTTGGTtgctaaaaatgcattttaaagtatGGCTGGGGGATGTTGaatgttgtattttttcctctgagttaCTGGTACTCAAACACTGGACATTTCCGATTCTGTTGggatttaaaaactattttcattgGAGAAATTGTTGAGAGGTAGCAGGAACACCACAGAAATGTGCTGAGAGCAActtgtaaatttaaaaatgaaaagtctgTTGCTCTGAGAAACttcttcagacaaaaaaaaaaatcttcctgctTGGTCTTAGGCTGAATTTAAACCTTCAGACGAACAAGGACCAAATCATGTTAGACaatcttttcagttgttttacTCAAGAAATTAGTCTGCCATTATTAACATGGAGATTTTATTTGTTCAGGTTAAGCAACAGATTTGCCAAAATGCCATTCATTCCTAATTACATTCCAAGGTATCTGAAGTGAGCTTGTGAAATCTTGGTTTGCGATGATTATTCTGATCATAAAAGCAAGTAGCTGAACACACCAAAATCATCATCAGAAGCATTCCTCCATACACTTGTCCTGTCTTTGCATAGTTCATTTCCCTACTTGTACTCTCTTTTAGCAGAATTTGGGTATTAATCATTTCCTTTTGGTAGGACAGGAGAGTCCAATAGCTAGTTGTATCAAAGAGATTTCAAGCTATTTTTTATATGCTTTGTAAGTGTGTGTAATAcatgtaagaaagaaaaggactgtTTTAACTTAATTACTTTATCACAACTTGAGTTTCCTATTATTTCCATTAGGTTGTTAAAAGAGAAGACATTCAGCACTTCTTTGAAGAATTTCAGTCACGCAAAAGACGACGGACTAATAGGATGCAGTACTACTGTAGTTAGACTGAGAGCTTTTGAGTCTGAAAGGACAACTGGGAAAACAATATATCCATTGAGAAACCGAAGAGGCATCTTAAATAGTTGGCTTTTCCTCAGCAACCTACTGTCCAAGAAACCACCTCcaactttttcctcattttgtttcatatttcctttatttgtaGTGCACATGCATTTCTAACAGGTACATTGCGTAGTGATTCATTTATATGGATTTCAGTATTGATCTACTTTTCACTTCTTTGAAAGTTAGCCTTGTTTCAAGAGGGGAGGATTGCTTGTTAAAAGAACTTTGTGCCACTGTTTATTCCCTTTATCCTTTGACCTTTTTTACTTTTAGTGCCTATAACTGCACGCCATACTAAACCACGGGAGTGGTCTGCCCTTCTCGGTTTCTATACAATATAGGAAATTGGCACTTAGCGTGTTGCAGACTGGAGTGTGTTGCTTTCCTACTCTGAATGGTTCTGCATCATCTCTTCTGGTTGCAGTGGTTCTATCATACACCTCCGGCCCAAAGTTGGTTTCTGTTTACTGCCCGTAGGGAGGCACAGTTCTGCAAGAGGGAAAGGAGGCGTGTGTTACGGTGATGGCCATTGGTTCTGATCCTGTTGAATGAAACTGCATTCCACAGTTTGGGTCATATCATGTGATCTGAACGGCACTGTACCTTGACATGCCAACTCTGTTTACTGTGGAAGTATTCCTTAAGCatgtgaaaaatcagaaatcatgGGTTGGTCCTGATATGACATTCTgctgtatctatttttttttattcaaaaactCTTTCTAGATATTGTACAGTGATGTTTTACATGCAAAAATTTGTCCCATGAACTTTATCTTCTGACTGGAATGCAAATGCTATCTAGTAGGAGGTACTAAGTTACAAATTGAATATTGGGGGGTTTGTTAAAGGAATTTTAATATGCTTTGGTTTTAAAAACTAGCCTACTTTAAATTGATCTATTTCGTAAGTGTTCCTAAAAACATTGCAGCGTTCTGGCATTTTGCTACAACATAAAGTGTGCAATCTTTTTATAATCACTGTGATaatcaagaaataaaagaaagatgtttcaCTGACTTAAGAATCTACAGttaactaaaacaaaatattgaatttCCCATAAGTCATTTTGAGCTTAATGTAGTCTTTAGTTTTTCGTTACCCACAAAATCCTAAAACTCCTTTAAGAAGGTTCTAatttttaattccctttctATGTAGTTGGAGGATTTGCTTACCATGAGGTACTGTTCTGCTCCCATGTTAAGATTTCTTAGAAGAAAATCCAGCTTTATGATTCTGTTAATTCTTTTTGGCCACCACCTCATTTACAAAAGCAAGTTCTAGCTTAAAGACTCAGTCAATCTATCTGTTTGGTTTTTGCAAATATAACTAGTTGCTTTTAAATCTAACCCTGGGTATTGTATGTGCTTTTTTGTAGCAACTGTTAATGGGAGTTGTAACTGCATACCTAACTAAAATAATacctaaaaattaaataactgtTCAATCTCTGCGCTGTCTTTTATTTGAATTGCTGCTAtgccattttgttttcatgcatCTCCACAGCTCTGCACATTGTAATGCGATAGTGACCTGTTCAGCCGCGTGTAAGAGTGAGTCAGCCATTGCCTCGGCAAGCCTTTGCTTCCAGCCTCGACCCACTTAACTCCGGGCAGTTGTGAAACAAGGTGCGTAGTCCCACCACTGCTGGCATCGCACCCTGGAGGGTGGTTTGAGCAGGAGAGAAAATTGGAAGAACAGAATGTTTCTCTTGTCTTGCAGTTTGCAGCATTTAATAGGCTAAAGTAGGGAAAAATCTAGTCTGATCACAGGGTGCCCGGAGGTAACCACAGCTGGGGTTATTTCCAGCTCTGAATTCAAATCGTTCTGAACTGAAACACTTTTAGTTTTTAGTTTCATTGTTCTCCCTCGAGTACATACAAAAAACTCCGTAAATGCTAAAAGGTCACAGGGAGAATTTCAGTACTGTCTGTACAAGCTCTAGTCAGCTGTGGTCATCTTTCCATTGAACTAGAAAGTGGACATCCTGTCTGCTAGCTTCTATATAGCTTCACATTTCTGTAGCATCACTTAAACCTCATCTGAAATGCATACTAAAACTAGTCTGGCAAATCTCCCTGAATGCCTTCTCTTTCATCAAAATCCCCACTCGAACAAAACTACCCCTTGGCTCTGTGTAGAATACATACCGTCTCCAAGATGTATAAACAGGCACAAACTACTCCATGTCGCCTTCCGGGACAGGGTAAGTCATTCTTGTTGCTTACAGCACGTGGCCCTCAGGGTAGATGCTGGGTGAGCGATCGTGTGCTTCTGTGCGCGTTTCCTCCTGACTGAGGCAACATCTGTCTCTGAAACCCAGGTGACTTGGAAGCAGCACTGCTCAATGGGCCAAGACAGCACACAAAATCAGGTACTTGTAGTTCCACATTTTCCTTACTGATATTTCCCAGTTCCCTTTCATCACAGTCCCACTGGAACAGGATATTCAGGTATTTCACCATAGGAAGAATAGTTGGTGCAGGTTCTTGCTACCTTTGTGTCCTGGAAAGGTTGTGCACCTACTTGGGGTGTTGCCTCAGGTCCTGTTGACCTTCTCGTGCCTATTCAGGGCTCACAGACACCCTACACCATACAGAGACACCACAGCCCAGGCTATCAATGCGTTAATAAATGCTGCTTACTGTAGAGGTGGCAGGTGCAGGAAATACTTTTTGATCTAAATCTGTAATTGCCACAAGAATTAGTTCCTGTAGCCACAAGTCACACCATAATCAACACTGAACATACATACACACTGGTCACTTCTTGGCACCTGCCTGTACTAAGGTAATGGAGCACAGTGTACCTGAAGTGACCAGCAAGTACACAGCACCCAGCAAGCCACCTTTCCAATCTTCATCCAGCTGTGCTTTCTTCCCCGAGGCTCTCCCCTAGGTGAACGAGAATCTAATCAAGATTAAAGATGGAAGAACATCattgaaaagaaggaaaagaaacctaataaagtattaaaatttCACTATTTTAGGAAGGTATTCTTAACACTTACCTTCTTAAAGGTAGGAATGAAGATAAACCCCTGAGATTAGACTGtgctcttcccttctttctccctcccccccagctTAAGCCAGGCGATAAGCCAAAGCATTCTGCTGTTGTACATCAAAGTGAGACTAATCCAGATTTTCTGTTGCTGGATGACACACTTCTGAACTTCAGGCAGCTCTTTGAAGTAAtgaaacaccattttttttttttttgtgaaacaCATTTAATGAATATTCAGCTGACATAGGATAACTGCAATTCAAGAGAATGCTGCGTTTAATGAGCGTCTTTGTCTAGTTGCTCtgctcagaaaataaacattttctagaTCAAGGGCTAAGTCCTGCTGCCTGAAGCACGTGTAATCCTATTGCTTTTAATAGCGAATAGTCAATCGAGCTCCAGACCAAAGAACTCATTAAACAGTATTTCACTGTAGCACTTTTAATAAGTCACCTGAACAGCATCACTAATTATGGCTTTCTATTTTTACACTGTTTTGTAGTATACCCTTGATGTTCAAAGCAttgttgtggatttttttttaagcagaaatgaTAAACTTCATCTTTTTACACTTCTAGGGCActttaaagttttaattcaaataCTCCTTTCCTCTTCATGGAATCAGACAAATATAAGGTTCAGAGTAATGATGACACATCCTGTTTTGCCAATAAATCAGCACTAATTTAGCAGCCTGCTCATAACAGTTAAATCAAAGAGAAGTCACACATGCACATTCTATACAAGCCATTTATTTGAAATGCCAACTATACGTAGGATAAAGTCAGTGTTACATGCTTCTCAGCaacagtagaaaaatagaaCCAGTGAAAACCTTTTTACAATTGTAATGGTACTCAAAAGAGAAATGTATTGTTTTACAATGCATCACACAAGACTAGAATTCAAGTCTGGAGGTacctaaataaaaatactatttttttaaaaaaaacactatgtACAATTGAAGCGTAAACAAGTTTTACAAAGTACTGGTTATGCAGGTTGTAGAAAAAACACTTGCATAGGACATGAAATCAGTTTAAGAAAGTTTTCTGAGCCTTTAGCATTGAAGGCACTTGACTTTATACCAGTAacagcaaaaggacaagaaacaaaaatgtaacattGCAGAAGGCAAGGCTACCTTCTGGAAGTACAGAGAATTACAGAACCCCGAACACAGTTTTacaattttctctctcagctgtTCTCTGCATTCAGCAGAACTCAGCACCTT carries:
- the UBR7 gene encoding putative E3 ubiquitin-protein ligase UBR7 isoform X2, with translation MEAAAEGAGAGAGGAGGPEEPVVSLAEGAVKRQALYACSTCTPPGEEPAGICLACSYECHGTHRLFELYTKRNFRCDCGNSKFKNLQCKLLPEKGKVNSGNKYNDNFFGLYCTCKRPYPDPEDEIPDEMIQCIVCEDWFHGRHLGAVPPESGDFHEMVCQACMKHCHFLWAYASQLAVPALTKVNSLEDEGIVLNVEESEEQKKEIKKENEAEHQEKEEGKQTEQFNEPSTSSGSSCPEIVTKSEEPVCKLKELQRKPVLKKDTATFWPSNWRSKLCTCEDCLKMYSELEVQFLTDECDTVLAYENKGTSDQETDRRDPLMDTLNSMNRVQQVELICEYNDLKTELTDYLRRFADEGTVVKREDIQHFFEEFQSRKRRRTNRMQYYCS
- the UBR7 gene encoding putative E3 ubiquitin-protein ligase UBR7 isoform X1, whose amino-acid sequence is MEAAAEGAGAGAGGAGGPEEPVVSLAEVLAENEELEKEARAVLGGSDHERCSYSQGAVKRQALYACSTCTPPGEEPAGICLACSYECHGTHRLFELYTKRNFRCDCGNSKFKNLQCKLLPEKGKVNSGNKYNDNFFGLYCTCKRPYPDPEDEIPDEMIQCIVCEDWFHGRHLGAVPPESGDFHEMVCQACMKHCHFLWAYASQLAVPALTKVNSLEDEGIVLNVEESEEQKKEIKKENEAEHQEKEEGKQTEQFNEPSTSSGSSCPEIVTKSEEPVCKLKELQRKPVLKKDTATFWPSNWRSKLCTCEDCLKMYSELEVQFLTDECDTVLAYENKGTSDQETDRRDPLMDTLNSMNRVQQVELICEYNDLKTELTDYLRRFADEGTVVKREDIQHFFEEFQSRKRRRTNRMQYYCS